TGCGTCTGGCTTCGCAAGGTCTGCCCAAGAGCGGTTCGGTCGGTTTCGAACTGATGGACAACCAGAAGTTCGGCATCAGCCAGTTCGCCGAGCAGATCAATTATCAACGCTCGCTGGAAGGCGAGCTGGAGCGCACAATCGAATCGATTTCGTCGGTGAAGTCGGCGCGGGTGCATCTGGCCATTCCGAAGCCCTCCGTGTTCGTGCGCGACAAGGAAGCGCCATCGGCCTCCGTGCTGGTCAATCTCTACCCGGGCCGTGCGCTCGACGAAGGCCAGGTGCTGGCGATCACCCATATGGTGTCGTCGGCGGTGCCGGATATGCCGGTGAAGGGCGTGACCATCCTCGATCAGGACGGCAACCTGCTGACGCAGCCGTCCACCGGCAGCGGTCTGGACGCTTCGCAACTCAAGTACCGCCAGCAGATCGAGCGCAACACCCAGCAACGCATCGACGCGATCCTGTCGCCCCTGTTCGGTTCCGGCAACGCGCACTCGCAGGTCAGCGCCGACATCGACTTTTCGCGCAGCGAGCAGACCTCGGAAAACTACGGTCCGAACGGCACCCCGCAGCAGGCGGCGATCCGCAGCCAGCAATCGAGCACCGCCACCGAAATGTCGCAAGCCGCGGCCTCGGGCGTGCCGGGCGCGCTGTCGAACCAGCCGCCGCAGCCGGCTTCCGCGCCGATCACCGCGGGTAACGGCTCGCCTGGCGTGACGACCACGCCGGTCAGCGACCGCAAGGACTCGACCACCAACTACGAACTCGACAAGACCGTGCGGCATTCGGAGCGGCCGATGGGCGGCATCAAGCGTCTCTCGGTGGCGGTGGTGGTCAACTATTTGCGGGTGGTCGACGCCAAGGGTCACGCGACCATGCAGCCGGTTACCGCCGACAAGCTCGCGCAGGTCAATCAGTTGGTGAAGGACGCGATGGGTTTCGACCAGGCGCGCGGCGACTCGGTCAACGTGGTCAACAGTCCGTTCACCACCGACGTCGACCCGGATGCCGACCTGCCGTGGTGGCGCACGCCGGAGATGATCGCGCTCGCCAAGCAGATCGCGACCTACCTCGGCATCGCCGCAGTCGCCCTGTTCCTCTACTTCGTGATGGTGAAGCCGGCGCTGCGCCGCGCTTTCCCGCCGCCGGAGTCGGCTACCGCCGCGGCGCTGCCGTCGCCCGACGAGCCGATCCTGCTGGACGGCATTCCCGCCGCCGAGCGCGCGGGCGCGGCCGACGTCGCCGAACTGGAAGGCGATAGTGAAATGCTCGCGCTGGAAAACTCGAAACACAAATACGAACGGAATCTGGAATTCGCGCGCAACATCGCGCGTCAGGATCCGAAGATCGTCGCAACCGTCGTGAAAAATTGGGTGTCCGATGAGCGCTGAAGGCGTAATGAAGAGCGCGCTCCTGCTGATGTCGATCGGCGAGGAAGAAGCCGCGCAGGTGTTCAAATTCCTCGGGCCGCGTGAGGTCCAGAAGATCGGCGTCGCGATGGCCGCGCTGAAGAACGTGACGCGCGAGCAGGTCGACGAAGTCTTGCAGGAATTCGTGCGCGAAGCCGAGCAGCACACCGCCCTTTCGCTCGATTCGAGCGACTACATCCGTTCGGTGCTGACCAAGGCGCTCGGCGACGACAAGGCCGGCGCGATCATCGACCGGATTCTGCAGGGCAGCGACACCAGCGGGATCGAAGGCCTCAAGTGGATGGACTCCGCCGCGGTGGCCGAGCTCATCAAGAACGAACACCCGCAGATCATCGCGACTATCCTCGTTCACCTGGACCGCGATCAGGCGTCAGAAATCGTCGCCTGTTTCACCGAGCGTCTGCGCAACGACGTGCTGTTGCGGATCGCGACGCTCGACGGTATCCAGCCGGCCGCGCTGCGCGAACTCGACGACGTGCTGACCGGCCTCCTGTCCGGCAGCGACAACCTCAAGCGCAGCCCGATGGGCGGCATCCGCACGGCGGCCGAAATTCTCAACTTCATGTCGAGCAACCATGAAGAAGGCGTCATCGAGAACGTTCGCCAATACGACGCGGAACTCGCGCAGAAGATCATTGATCAGATGTTTGTGTTCGAGAACCTGCTCGATCTGGAAGACCGCGCGATCCAGCTGTTGCTGAAGGAAGTCGAGTCCGAGGCGTTGATCATCTCGCTGAAGGGCGCGCCGCCCGCGCTGCGCCAGAAGTTCCTGTCGAACATGTCGCAGCGTGCTGCCGAACTGCTCGCCGAAGACCTCGATGCGCGCGGCCCGGTCCGCGTCTCCGAAGTCGAGACGCAGCAGCGCCGCATCCTGCAGATCGTGCGCAATCTGGC
The sequence above is drawn from the Paraburkholderia sp. BL23I1N1 genome and encodes:
- the fliF gene encoding flagellar basal-body MS-ring/collar protein FliF, which produces MDSSANSLINPDARMGLAGAQPGAGAAGTGQAGAAADLGGLGSNLGGNFGQRLSGLAQMRGNPRAPLIFAVALLVAIVAGLLLWSRAPDYKVLYSNLSDRDGGAIITALQAANIPYKFSDAGGAILVPSDQVHEMRLRLASQGLPKSGSVGFELMDNQKFGISQFAEQINYQRSLEGELERTIESISSVKSARVHLAIPKPSVFVRDKEAPSASVLVNLYPGRALDEGQVLAITHMVSSAVPDMPVKGVTILDQDGNLLTQPSTGSGLDASQLKYRQQIERNTQQRIDAILSPLFGSGNAHSQVSADIDFSRSEQTSENYGPNGTPQQAAIRSQQSSTATEMSQAAASGVPGALSNQPPQPASAPITAGNGSPGVTTTPVSDRKDSTTNYELDKTVRHSERPMGGIKRLSVAVVVNYLRVVDAKGHATMQPVTADKLAQVNQLVKDAMGFDQARGDSVNVVNSPFTTDVDPDADLPWWRTPEMIALAKQIATYLGIAAVALFLYFVMVKPALRRAFPPPESATAAALPSPDEPILLDGIPAAERAGAADVAELEGDSEMLALENSKHKYERNLEFARNIARQDPKIVATVVKNWVSDER
- the fliG gene encoding flagellar motor switch protein FliG yields the protein MSAEGVMKSALLLMSIGEEEAAQVFKFLGPREVQKIGVAMAALKNVTREQVDEVLQEFVREAEQHTALSLDSSDYIRSVLTKALGDDKAGAIIDRILQGSDTSGIEGLKWMDSAAVAELIKNEHPQIIATILVHLDRDQASEIVACFTERLRNDVLLRIATLDGIQPAALRELDDVLTGLLSGSDNLKRSPMGGIRTAAEILNFMSSNHEEGVIENVRQYDAELAQKIIDQMFVFENLLDLEDRAIQLLLKEVESEALIISLKGAPPALRQKFLSNMSQRAAELLAEDLDARGPVRVSEVETQQRRILQIVRNLAESGQIVLGGKAEDAYV